From a single Octopus sinensis unplaced genomic scaffold, ASM634580v1 Contig18913, whole genome shotgun sequence genomic region:
- the LOC115231872 gene encoding uncharacterized protein LOC115231872 yields the protein MKFPKVRIGQNDPFTVSYSTNHLLFIDDLKIIAEKEDTVLKMMEDVDEYFDAVGLKRNSEKSATNLDYVKDTKCLDGCAGYRYLGVLEDRGSDVKKIEVMKTIARNVKERIESLAKTKLSAVNLFKAINEYALSLYNYYIGLIDIEPSEFDAIDLVIRRILTTLRIHLKPANKERLYLGRNGFGRGLISISNKSECILLQFLSDLERKASLCLRRAGILRVLREKKTHMTTIARFLALKYNLEDQSKLDVNLIKECQKKRLMDTIKSKMIHSTLFKCIQE from the coding sequence ATGAAGTTCCCGAAGGTGCGTATAGGTCAAAATGACCCGTTCACGGTTTCATATTCAACAAACCATTTGTTGTTTATTGACGACCTGAAAATAATTGCTGAGAAAGAAGACACCGTTCTAAAAATGATGGAAGATGTCGATGAATATTTTGATGCCGTTGGCCTCAAGAGGAACTCGGAAAAGTCTGCGACTAACCTGGACTATGTGAAAGATACAAAATGTCTGGATGGGTGTGCTGGGTATCGATACCTGGGAGTCTTGGAGGATAGAGGAAGTGATGTCAAGAAAATCGAGGTAATGAAAACAattgctcgaaacgtgaaagagagAATCGAGAGTCTTGCAAAAACAAAGTTAAGTGCAGTAAACCTCTTTAAAGCGATAAACGAATATGCACTCTCTCTCTACAACTACTATATTGGATTGATCGACATTGAACCGAGTGAGTTTGATGCCATTGATCTGGTAATTCGTCGCATTCTAACTACTTTACGAATCCATCTGAAGCCCGCTAATAAAGAAAGATTATATCTCGGCAGAAATGGTTTTGGAAGAGGCTTAATCTCAATTTCCAATAAGAGCGAATGCATCCTGCTCCAATTTCTCTCCGACCTTGAAAGAAAAGCCTCGTTGTGCCTCAGAAGAGCAGGAATCTTGCGGgtcttgagagaaaagaaaacacatatgACCACGATTGCAAGATTTCTCGCTCTCAAGTACAATCTGGAAGACCAATCAAAATTGGATGTAAACCTTATTAAGGAGTGCCAGAAGAAAAGACTAATGGACACCATTAAATCTAAGATGATACATTCAACGCTGTTTAAATGCATTCAGGAATAA